The Tubulanus polymorphus chromosome 4, tnTubPoly1.2, whole genome shotgun sequence genomic interval gttaaatgaaaagaagtgactccatgatttgaaagtttaacaatatgtttccatgcctaccacactattttgtcattttcagTTGGGGGATATACGTAAGCATCATGATGATGAAAAGAGAACTCTGCAGAATGACAAGGAGACTGAAAGAAACAAAGCTTACCAGGAAAGGATTGTACGTTTGATTTTACTAGACAATTACGATCGGTACaatctatttttctaaaatgtgAACTATCTAAATACTAGCTCATGTAAAATGCGTTATGAATATATGTACATTTCTAGGACGCAATGAAGGAGACTTTTGATgattataaaacattgaatcagAAAAGGGAAAAAGCTGTGAAGCAAGGAATTAAGGCCACAATCAAAATGGAGTATGAAAAAAAGGACAAGGAACGTTTGCAGAAAAATCAAAGTAAGTTACAATGTAAAGACGACCTTAAGAATGATTAAATACTGGAAAGGATCCGATAGATTTGATCAAGTAGCTATGATGTTTAATTTTTAGCCACGCTCATTGAAATATTGGTGATTGTCAGTGCCGTCTTACTCATctttataattgtgggattctacCTTTATGGACAGCAGAGAGAAAGAAATGTAAATCTTCAAAGTCGATTAACAGAGGCACTGGAACAAACAAACAGAGAGCGTTTGATGCATGTGAACAATCCCATCCAAGCAATAAGACACAGTGTTATGGAAACAGGTACTTATTTGCATATAAAGGTGTAGTTCTAATCATTCATGTCACGGTCATCTTTATTAGTTAGTGTTTATTTAGGTTATGTACAGAATGACAGCATCCCAGTGATGTTCCTTAATGACTCGATGTTATCACCACAAAAGACACTCGTAATGGCGGCGCTGAGCAAGGATAATATCAACGCGCATGCGTGCGAGGTATCTGAATACATGAATCAACCTTTCGCTGTTTTCGTGATCCCGAAAAGGGACAGGTacttggttctgaagatgcgTTCTGCAATTAAAATGTGTTCCCTGATTCAGGGTATAGATCAATTGGTTAATGAGGTGAAAACTTacagaaacaaaaacaaataaccacCTTACTTCATTGTACAGTAGGGTACACGAAAATTtgtagtttgttttttttctagccGTAACAGCTTGTCACCTCCAGTTCCCATACTTTTAAAGCTTGCTTGGAACATCAGTCCCAGCttgctattgcgttcacttcaatgaaaaagaaaattgaacgCTTGCGTTTTTGTTTTGTGCTTCAAGCATATGAAAAAACCAAGCATAGAAAAAGTGTAAGAAATAAGACGTGATTACATCTTTTCATACAAAAGGCAAGACTATCAATGttatattataattcattatacGATATTATTGAGAATAGAACTACTATATCATGCATAGAAGaaacaatattcttaaaacctTCTTTATTTGGtcttttgaatcattaattaggaattcatttgttgtttgATCCAATTGACATATTTCGATACTCTGGTATATATACCAGGTCGACCGTTCTCTCGCCCGCACGGATCATCTCCTATTGATATGATACCATACAGTACGCGAACTGAATCATCTGTCGACCCATCGTTTCTACTGCGAATGCACGTTAATGGTCCTCCAGAATATCCCTTAAATGAGAAACTGTCCTATATGAATAACACAAACAATAAACAGTAAACACTCGAGTACACAGAAATGCTTGCGGAGtctgtgaaaataaattcactcGATTGTCCATTCTGAGTTTCCAAAATTACGCCAAGTTAATTGGATTTGGATTCAAAGTAGATTCCATCTAAGTTGAACCTTTCTAAACCATGAAAATCCGTCGGATTTTGAGATATATTGAGCGTTCACATTTATAGTGATGCAAAAACACTTAAACATCGGTGTTACACGTTTATCCTAAACGGTTATCTGCCGACTTATAAtacaggggccggttgctcaaaagttggttaaagtgagttaaccagtggatagttgatatggtgacaattgaaatttcattgttactatggtatttaacgggcggttatctttaaccaacttttgagcaactgacccctgcAATACAACTCAACGCAAAGCGACACAACCTGGTTACCTACGAGAAACTGGTTATACTTACCAGACATGGATCAGCATGGGCATCGACCGGGCTTACCCCAGCGCAAAGATGTGTGTCCTTAATGTCCAGTGTAAGATTCGAGTTTGGATTAAGGAACCACTTGTCTCTACATTCTTCGTTTGTCTGTACTCTCACTAGAAACTTCAGAAGCCTAACGGCCCGGTctggaaaaacaaaacagcAACCAAAACAGTGAGCAATTTATAGACTGGAGATTTTAGACGGAATTCATTTGTTATTCACTTCTTCTCGTTTTACGCCACGTTTAAATCagtgttttttttctgaaaagtgaaatgtttaagaaaaATGGTGTAACTTGAATGGCATAAATGTTTCGATGTTGCCCGAATCCGTCATTTGTATATAATCGTGTTGTATATAATCGTCATTTGTATATAATCGTGTTGTAATTCGAGGGAAAtaaaattatattattattattattattattattattattattattattattattgatactTTCCTTGATCTTGAATAAAGTCATTGAATAGAGAGAACTCAAAGCTAATCGGATGctaatttatcaatatgctaATAATGAGATTATCTACACTTTACTATGAGCCAAATGATACGTGTCACTTCTCGCATTAGTTTCTCTTCCTTTTctcaaattgaaataaatagataCACCGTCTTTTCAACAGACATCAGCAGTCATAGACAACCATGACACAAGTAAATTTCCCGCATCGAATTCGTTCCTGGGGACGAGAGCATGTAGTACCtagtggctgattcgggccacgtAGAGAAAAGACATGACACTCGATCTACATTGAATTCTCAATCTACACTCAATTCTAATCccaatttttctataaatgcTTCACTTCTACTCGTTTTACGCCACGtttaaatcagttttttttccgAAAAGtggaatgtttgaaaaaatggTGTAACTTGAATGGCATAAATGTTTCGATGTTGCCCGAATCCATCACCACGCATGAACCAATGCTTATTGTTGGTTCCCGAGGAAAATCTGGAACCATTATTTTTTGGTTGAACTGGAATTCGCGTTTCGTGCACGTGCATTTCTAACAACTACGATCGAAGTCTACGTACCCTCATTGGTATCGGTATATCCCCAGCCGGATATCTGGCAAACCGTATGTTCAGCAGGTTGGTTCTCATCTTGTGTAGGTAGTtgaataggtttgatgttaTCAGTAAATGTAATAGAAGATGCCAGTTTGAGAACTGCTATGTCGTCGTAATCGGCAGGGCCTATGAAAGAATGAAGACACTGAAAAAAAGTGAATCACCACCTcaagaaaaattaaagaaatcgaTTCGATCTTACTCGTTCCGGGTTGTGTCGGGTATGTTGTGTAAGAAGTTACGTTATATATGTTTTGGTTACTAGTTGTCAGAAGACTTCCTACAGAGACTGACAGATGAGAAGGGATCCTGCGGAGTaaatgaaacaaaaagaaTGGACCGATGAATAAACCGTTGATATGAATCACTAGAATTGCAATAACGTTCTAAATCAATCTACTAACTTAAACATGGATGATAACCTGGTGGAGGATATAGTTTGTATACCTACTCCCAGAAGAGGCAGTGAGCTGCTGTTAATATAGTTGTTTCATCCAGAATAGCCCCGCCGCAATCGTAAAGCCCATTTGAACGTATT includes:
- the LOC141904524 gene encoding kallikrein-13-like, with product GAILDETTILTAAHCLFWEIPSHLSVSVGSLLTTSNQNIYNVTSYTTYPTQPGTSPADYDDIAVLKLASSITFTDNIKPIQLPTQDENQPAEHTVCQISGWGYTDTNEDRAVRLLKFLVRVQTNEECRDKWFLNPNSNLTLDIKDTHLCAGVSPVDAHADPCLGYSGGPLTCIRSRNDGSTDDSVRVLYGIISIGDDPCGRENGRPGIYTRVSKYVNWIKQQMNS
- the LOC141904214 gene encoding uncharacterized protein LOC141904214 gives rise to the protein MRVLQHVIVFTLTVGFSYAGWFSCDCKLHQLEHCRRQKNQLENTLGDIRKHHDDEKRTLQNDKETERNKAYQERIDAMKETFDDYKTLNQKREKAVKQGIKATIKMEYEKKDKERLQKNQTTLIEILVIVSAVLLIFIIVGFYLYGQQRERNVNLQSRLTEALEQTNRERLMHVNNPIQAIRHSVMETGYVQNDSIPVMFLNDSMLSPQKTLVMAALSKDNINAHACEVSEYMNQPFAVFVIPKRDRYLVLKMRSAIKMCSLIQGIDQLVNEVKTYRNKNK